A window of Juglans regia cultivar Chandler chromosome 7, Walnut 2.0, whole genome shotgun sequence contains these coding sequences:
- the LOC118348856 gene encoding uncharacterized protein LOC118348856: MADDLEFLYQHLSLSEKEKGEIHVESSLLESNITRGERCLVMSLLTDRYYNREALKNMMRKVWQPACKVPFKDLGSNLFLVEFEDDRDKQRILWEGPWSFDCYLVLLKQLEGNYKGGRLIGNKIGIVEEVDGEQSEVAWGEYLRIRVRVNISQPLMRGITVKLGQFGSVWIRFAYERLPNFCYMCGKLGHQQKDCEINGTQGARDTDQLPFGPWLHVGTTMGRAKDNSGQRRSTFREFSPASSSEMEQ; the protein is encoded by the exons ATGGCAGATGACCTAGAATTTCTGTACCAACATTTGTCGTTATCTGAGAAGGAGAAGGGTGAGATTCATGTGGAATCTTCGCTCTTAGAATCTAATATTACACGTGGGGAACGTTGTTTGGTGATGTCCTTGTTAACTGATCGGTATTATAATCGAGAGGCTCTCAAGAACATGATGCGAAAAGTGTGGCAACCTGCATGCAAGGTGCCCTTTAAAGATTTGGGATCAAATTTATTTCTGGTGGAATTTGAGGATGATCGGGATAAACAACGTATTCTTTGGGAGGGGCCTTGGTCGTTTGATTGCTATCTTGTTCTTTTGAAGCAGCTGGAAGGGAACTACAA AGGTGGGAGGCTCATTGGAAATAAGATTGGCATTGTGGAGGAAGTTGATGGGGAGCAGAGTGAAGTTGCATGGGGTGAGTATCTGAGGATCAGAGTAAGGGTAAATATCTCCCAGCCTCTTATGCGGGGCATCACTGTGAAGCTGGGTCAGTTTGGTTCAGTTTGGATTCGGTTTGCTTATGAACGTTTGCCaaatttttgttatatgtgTGGTAAACTTGGTCATCAGCAGAAAGATTGTGAGATCAATGGGACTCAGGGTGCACGAGATACTGATCAGCTCCCCTTTGGTCCATGGCTACATGTTGGAACTACTATGGGAAGAGCGAAGGATAATTCTGGCCAAAGGCGCTCGACCTTCCGGGAATTCTCACCAGCATCTTCATCGGAGATGGAACAATAA